From a single Armatimonadota bacterium genomic region:
- the gspG gene encoding type II secretion system major pseudopilin GspG yields MPSFVKTGMRPYSEHLPPERRRRTQWTGLLFLTIITAIGLWAMIVPRYYRRIEAAKEAKAHDDLATLGKVLETYRDDVGHWPTSSAGLDALLVKPAGDQGWRGPYVSPSIPLDPWGNPYGYEPFATGGRQQVRLVCLGSDGCSGGEGSSEDLEWRSDTGSLSFGPR; encoded by the coding sequence TTGCCCAGTTTCGTCAAGACCGGTATGCGCCCGTACAGCGAGCATCTTCCGCCGGAGCGGCGCCGTCGCACCCAGTGGACCGGCCTGCTGTTCCTGACGATTATCACGGCTATCGGACTGTGGGCGATGATCGTTCCTCGATACTACCGCCGCATCGAGGCGGCCAAGGAGGCGAAGGCTCACGACGACCTCGCGACCTTGGGCAAGGTGCTTGAGACCTATCGCGACGACGTGGGCCATTGGCCCACATCCTCGGCGGGCCTCGACGCATTGCTCGTGAAGCCTGCCGGCGATCAGGGCTGGCGCGGTCCCTACGTCTCTCCGTCCATCCCGCTCGATCCCTGGGGGAACCCCTACGGCTATGAGCCGTTTGCCACGGGCGGCAGACAGCAGGTCCGGCTGGTCTGCTTGGGGTCCGACGGCTGTTCCGGTGGCGAGGGATCTTCGGAAGACCTCGAATGGAGGTCGGACACAGGGTCGCTCAGTTTCGGTCCGAGGTGA
- a CDS encoding DUF1731 domain-containing protein, translating to MSGTIVIAGGIGFLGGALKAKLVEAGCEVVMLSRRTSHEGASTLHTPNSDFRPTTIVWDAKTLGSWTASLEGATAVINLAGRSIDCRFTPENRRQILESRVESTKVIGQAIAACKEPPKVWLQASAIGVYGDGGDWELDEGAVPFPATPRSFGEGVEPDTLTRFASLTDLSPKGRGGLDGSVTAFMATSCRLWEAACAEAETPYTRKVVLRTAVVLSRHSGAFPKLWRLTRLGLGGAAGSGKQFFSWIHVEDWVRAVLFLLDNSGAEGPFNLAAPEPVRNKNLMATLRNAAHRPWSPPVPVAALRIGSALMGTEAELILQSQRVIPFKLIEVRFQFDFPKLEDAIQSLTSDRN from the coding sequence GTGTCCGGGACGATCGTCATCGCTGGAGGAATCGGCTTTCTTGGGGGAGCCCTGAAGGCGAAGCTCGTGGAAGCAGGGTGCGAGGTCGTGATGCTCTCGCGCCGAACGTCGCACGAAGGCGCCTCGACCCTTCACACGCCGAACTCTGATTTCCGGCCCACAACGATCGTGTGGGACGCCAAAACTCTGGGCTCGTGGACGGCATCGCTCGAAGGGGCGACGGCCGTCATCAACCTCGCGGGACGGAGCATTGACTGCCGGTTCACGCCCGAAAACAGGCGGCAGATCCTGGAGTCGAGGGTGGAATCTACAAAGGTCATCGGCCAGGCGATCGCTGCTTGCAAGGAGCCTCCAAAAGTGTGGCTGCAAGCCAGCGCGATCGGGGTCTATGGCGACGGAGGCGATTGGGAGCTCGACGAAGGGGCTGTGCCCTTCCCTGCGACACCCCGATCCTTCGGCGAGGGTGTGGAACCAGACACCCTGACCCGGTTCGCTTCGCTCACCGACCTCTCCCCAAAGGGGCGAGGTGGTCTGGATGGGTCTGTCACCGCGTTCATGGCGACAAGCTGCAGGCTCTGGGAGGCAGCCTGCGCCGAGGCAGAAACGCCTTACACACGAAAAGTCGTTCTTCGGACCGCCGTCGTCCTGAGTCGGCACTCAGGGGCATTCCCAAAGCTCTGGAGGCTCACCAGGCTCGGCCTTGGCGGTGCTGCAGGATCAGGCAAGCAGTTCTTCAGTTGGATTCATGTGGAGGATTGGGTTCGGGCGGTGCTCTTTCTCCTCGATAACAGCGGGGCCGAAGGGCCATTCAACCTGGCCGCGCCCGAGCCCGTGAGAAACAAGAACCTAATGGCAACGCTGCGCAATGCGGCTCACCGGCCTTGGAGCCCTCCCGTCCCTGTTGCGGCACTTCGAATCGGATCGGCCTTGATGGGGACGGAGGCGGAACTGATTCTCCAGAGCCAAAGGGTTATTCCTTTCAAGCTGATTGAAGTGAGGTTTCAGTTCGATTTTCCGAAGCTTGAAGATGCCATCCAGTCCCTCACCTCGGACCGAAACTGA
- the purB gene encoding adenylosuccinate lyase, translated as MPGRWIHFGVTSYDVIDTALGLMLRDSCSVLLASLGNLKSQISNLKSKWGSTPMIGRTHGIHAEPITFGHKLGGWLAELERSEERLKSSKREVAVGKISGAVGIHAHVSPEMEAAICGSLGLTADPYSTQIVNRDRMANLLTVMAVLAGGLERIATELRNLQRTEILEVQEGFEAGQIGSSAMPHKRNPWNSETVCGLARVVRGNAHAMLETVATWHERDLTNSSLERVVLPDTFQLLDFMLNRLAKILSGLQVFPETMAKNLRLMGDLVFSEHLMVALIRKGMTRKDAYKVAQRNAALAWEGKDFKTSVEADPDVQSRLDAKEIEEVFSLGHHLRFG; from the coding sequence TTGCCCGGACGCTGGATTCACTTCGGCGTGACCAGCTACGACGTCATCGACACGGCGCTCGGCCTGATGCTCCGCGACTCATGCAGTGTTCTTCTCGCCTCCCTAGGCAATCTGAAATCTCAAATCTCAAATCTGAAATCGAAATGGGGAAGCACGCCGATGATTGGCCGGACCCACGGCATCCACGCCGAGCCGATCACGTTCGGCCACAAGCTGGGCGGCTGGCTGGCGGAACTGGAGAGGAGCGAGGAGCGCCTGAAGTCAAGTAAGAGGGAAGTGGCGGTCGGCAAGATCAGCGGCGCAGTTGGGATCCATGCGCACGTTTCGCCTGAGATGGAGGCTGCCATTTGCGGCAGTCTGGGGCTGACCGCGGACCCCTACAGCACGCAGATCGTCAACCGCGACCGCATGGCGAACCTCTTGACGGTCATGGCGGTACTTGCGGGCGGGCTCGAGCGTATCGCCACTGAGCTGAGAAACCTCCAGCGGACCGAGATATTGGAGGTTCAGGAGGGGTTCGAGGCCGGCCAGATCGGCTCGAGCGCGATGCCGCACAAGCGCAACCCGTGGAACTCCGAGACGGTGTGCGGTCTGGCTCGCGTGGTGCGCGGAAACGCCCACGCCATGCTTGAAACGGTCGCCACCTGGCACGAGCGCGATCTGACGAACTCCTCGCTAGAGCGTGTCGTTCTGCCGGACACGTTTCAACTGCTCGACTTCATGCTGAACCGTCTGGCGAAGATCCTGAGCGGGCTCCAGGTCTTCCCCGAGACCATGGCGAAGAACCTGCGGCTCATGGGCGACCTGGTGTTCAGCGAGCACCTGATGGTGGCGCTCATCCGCAAGGGCATGACCCGGAAGGACGCCTACAAGGTCGCCCAGCGCAATGCCGCGCTAGCTTGGGAAGGGAAGGACTTCAAGACCTCGGTGGAGGCCGACCCGGACGTCCAATCCCGCCTGGACGCTAAGGAGATCGAGGAGGTGTTCAGTCTGGGGCACCACTTGAGGTTTGGGTAG
- a CDS encoding nucleotidyltransferase family protein has product MTLEQIETILGKNKHRLDAFGVKSLRLFGSFARGEDRQDSDVDVLVEFEGPATFSGYMGLSDFLEDVLGRKVDLVTTKALREPIRDEILREAKRVA; this is encoded by the coding sequence ATGACGCTCGAACAGATTGAAACGATCCTCGGCAAGAACAAGCATCGCCTTGACGCATTCGGCGTCAAGTCACTCAGGTTGTTTGGCTCGTTCGCTCGCGGCGAGGATCGTCAGGACAGCGACGTGGACGTGCTTGTCGAGTTCGAGGGTCCCGCCACCTTCAGCGGATATATGGGCCTCTCCGATTTCCTCGAAGACGTACTCGGGCGCAAGGTCGACTTGGTCACGACGAAGGCACTTCGCGAGCCCATTCGTGACGAGATACTCCGAGAGGCAAAGCGCGTTGCGTAG
- a CDS encoding DUF86 domain-containing protein, whose amino-acid sequence MRREVLYLRDVEDACRKVIARTASVERAAFFSDDLLYDAVIRRLEIIGEAVKQLPESITSRRPDIEWQQIGRFRDKVAHHYFGLDEDIIWEVVSAKVPELLAVVVQILAEEVAE is encoded by the coding sequence TTGCGTAGGGAGGTTCTGTACCTGCGGGACGTCGAGGACGCTTGCCGAAAAGTGATTGCGCGAACGGCATCGGTTGAGCGCGCCGCGTTCTTTTCCGACGACCTTCTTTACGATGCAGTTATCCGGAGGCTCGAGATCATCGGCGAGGCCGTCAAGCAGCTCCCGGAGTCGATAACGAGCCGGCGTCCCGATATCGAGTGGCAACAGATCGGACGGTTCAGAGACAAGGTGGCCCACCATTACTTCGGCCTTGACGAGGACATTATCTGGGAGGTTGTCTCGGCAAAGGTGCCGGAGTTGCTCGCCGTCGTCGTTCAGATCCTGGCGGAAGAGGTCGCCGAGTGA
- a CDS encoding replication-associated recombination protein A codes for MRPRTLDEFVGQGHLLGKDSALKKAIEEGRLGSVVLWAPPGCGKTTLAYLIANYAHAHAEARSAVTSGVAEVRKIAEEAGRRLRSRKQRTLLILDEIHHFNRTQQDSLLGYVEDGLLMLVGVTTENPFFVMAPALLSRARVLPMKPLESADVEDLVERALSDEERGLGGRRLTLSEEAKRHLVACANGDARLALNVLEAASLLAEDGAELQLELIEQVIQKPQVRYDQQGDYHFDTISAFIKSVRGSDADAALHYLSRMLVAGEDPRFIMRRLLILASEDVGNADPQGLVVAAAAAQAVERVGMPEAQIILAQATTYLASAPKSNRSYMALEKAKKDAEGKPYPPIPLHLRNAPVKAMKKMGHSVGYKYPHDFPGGWVEQPYMPEGSFETPYYEPSDIGYEARIVERRKARKAT; via the coding sequence ATGCGCCCAAGGACCCTCGACGAATTCGTCGGCCAGGGCCACCTGCTTGGAAAGGACTCTGCGCTCAAGAAGGCGATCGAAGAGGGACGTCTCGGCTCAGTGGTCCTTTGGGCGCCGCCGGGCTGCGGCAAGACCACACTCGCCTACCTCATCGCCAACTACGCCCACGCCCACGCCGAAGCCAGAAGCGCCGTGACCAGCGGCGTCGCCGAGGTGCGCAAAATCGCCGAAGAGGCGGGGAGGCGGCTGCGGTCCAGGAAGCAGCGGACGCTGCTCATTCTCGACGAGATCCACCACTTCAACCGCACCCAGCAGGACTCGCTGCTAGGATACGTGGAGGACGGTCTGCTGATGCTGGTCGGCGTCACGACCGAGAACCCGTTCTTCGTCATGGCGCCTGCGCTGCTCTCTCGCGCGCGAGTCCTGCCGATGAAGCCGCTGGAGAGCGCCGACGTAGAGGATCTGGTCGAGCGCGCACTTTCCGATGAAGAGCGCGGTCTGGGCGGCCGGCGGTTGACGCTGAGCGAAGAAGCCAAGCGTCACTTGGTCGCCTGCGCGAACGGCGACGCTCGGCTGGCGCTGAACGTTTTGGAAGCCGCCAGCCTGCTTGCTGAGGACGGCGCGGAGCTTCAGCTCGAGTTGATCGAGCAGGTCATTCAAAAGCCTCAGGTCCGCTATGACCAGCAAGGCGACTACCACTTCGACACCATCTCGGCGTTCATCAAGTCGGTTAGGGGTTCGGACGCCGACGCGGCGCTGCACTATCTCAGCCGGATGCTCGTTGCCGGCGAAGACCCGAGGTTCATCATGCGCAGACTGCTGATCCTCGCAAGCGAGGACGTCGGCAACGCAGACCCGCAGGGCCTAGTGGTCGCTGCCGCCGCGGCGCAGGCGGTCGAAAGAGTCGGGATGCCTGAGGCGCAGATCATCCTCGCGCAAGCCACGACCTATCTGGCCTCAGCCCCCAAGAGCAACCGAAGCTACATGGCGCTCGAAAAGGCGAAGAAAGACGCCGAGGGCAAACCGTATCCGCCCATCCCGCTTCACCTGAGGAACGCCCCCGTGAAAGCGATGAAGAAGATGGGCCATTCGGTTGGCTACAAGTACCCGCACGACTTCCCGGGAGGATGGGTGGAGCAACCTTACATGCCCGAGGGTTCGTTCGAGACGCCGTACTACGAGCCGAGCGACATCGGCTACGAGGCGCGGATCGTGGAGCGGCGCAAAGCGCGCAAAGCAACCTGA
- the purD gene encoding phosphoribosylamine--glycine ligase, which translates to MRILVVGSGGREHALAWKLSQEAEVFAAPGNPGIAEVATLLPFSPADGDSIAAECARLSIDLAVVGPESPLIAGLADQLRAHGVTVFGPSMAAAQLEGSKAFAKEVMREAGIPTAGFRVFTDPDEAEDSAREAYASGRQLVVKASGPALGKGAIMTSTLDEAIEAIERCMVDDAFGEAGRTVVLEERMVGEEFSLLTLCSGGHYVSLPVAQDYKRALDGDRGPNTGGMGSFSPVDWVTPNLVARTEEYVVAPVLRLMQERGTPFQGCLFSGLMLVDGMPRCIEYNVRFGDPETQSVMMRLGGGLASALLAAAKAEPIPPIQVKANAAVAVVVASSGYPGPIETGLPVTLREPDSGVQVFHAGTKSVDGQLVTSGGRVAAVTAAASSLSEARQLAYQNLRCIEFEGARWRADIAQSGPSS; encoded by the coding sequence ATGCGCATTCTCGTCGTCGGCTCAGGAGGACGTGAACACGCCCTCGCGTGGAAGCTGTCACAAGAGGCTGAGGTCTTTGCCGCTCCAGGAAACCCCGGAATCGCCGAGGTGGCGACGCTCCTGCCCTTCTCTCCGGCTGATGGCGACTCGATCGCTGCAGAATGCGCCCGACTGAGCATCGACCTTGCCGTCGTCGGCCCGGAATCGCCCTTAATCGCAGGGCTTGCCGATCAGTTGCGAGCCCATGGCGTCACGGTGTTCGGGCCCAGCATGGCCGCGGCCCAGCTGGAGGGCTCTAAGGCCTTTGCGAAAGAGGTGATGCGGGAAGCGGGAATCCCGACCGCAGGATTTCGGGTCTTCACCGACCCGGACGAAGCGGAGGATTCGGCACGGGAGGCTTACGCCAGTGGGCGGCAGCTCGTGGTCAAAGCGAGCGGTCCTGCGCTCGGAAAGGGCGCGATCATGACTTCGACGCTCGACGAAGCCATCGAGGCGATCGAAAGATGTATGGTGGACGATGCCTTTGGCGAAGCAGGAAGGACCGTCGTCCTGGAGGAGCGAATGGTGGGCGAAGAGTTCAGCCTCCTTACCCTCTGCTCCGGCGGCCACTACGTGAGCCTCCCGGTCGCCCAGGATTACAAGCGGGCACTCGACGGCGACCGCGGTCCGAACACCGGCGGCATGGGCAGCTTCAGCCCCGTTGATTGGGTCACCCCCAACCTTGTGGCGCGCACCGAGGAATACGTCGTCGCGCCCGTGTTGAGGTTGATGCAGGAACGCGGTACGCCATTTCAGGGATGCCTGTTTTCGGGGTTGATGCTCGTGGACGGCATGCCGCGCTGCATCGAGTACAACGTTCGGTTCGGCGATCCGGAGACCCAGAGCGTGATGATGCGTCTTGGCGGGGGTTTGGCGTCGGCCCTTTTGGCGGCAGCAAAGGCCGAACCGATCCCGCCGATCCAGGTCAAGGCCAATGCCGCCGTGGCCGTGGTCGTCGCCAGCTCAGGCTATCCCGGCCCCATCGAAACCGGGCTGCCCGTCACCTTGAGGGAGCCCGACTCTGGCGTTCAGGTCTTTCACGCTGGGACGAAGTCTGTGGACGGGCAGTTGGTGACCTCGGGTGGACGGGTTGCGGCTGTGACTGCGGCGGCGTCGAGCCTCTCAGAAGCTCGACAACTGGCCTACCAAAACCTGCGCTGCATCGAATTCGAGGGGGCCCGCTGGCGGGCCGATATCGCTCAATCGGGCCCATCCTCGTAG
- a CDS encoding nitronate monooxygenase, whose amino-acid sequence MNYPQIIQGGMGVGISGWRLAQAVASAGQLGVVSSTALDTVLVRRLQLGDPGGHMRLALDAFPIVKIAQEVWDKYYVSGGKDLHAPFKSKPMPSLKQNRALADLVVLANFVEVYLARLGHQGLVGINLMEKIQLPTLPSLFGALLAGVDYVLMGAGIPRFVPGALDRLAEGERAELPIYVANAPKDEAFYSRFDPAAYLSSGSVNLRRPKFLAIVASSPIAATLAKKSSGRVDGFVVEGPRAGGHNAPPRGPMVLGETGEPVYGERDVPDLNAIKDLGLPFWLAGSYGRPGMLSRALDLGATGIQVGTAFAFCEESGMAPSIRERVLSRARQKNAQVFTNALASPTGFPFKVLAAEGSLSEEAVYGGRARVCDLGYLRAPYLREDGTIGYRCPAEPEKDFAEKGGNADECACRMCLCNGLMATAGFPQARKDGSLEPPLVTAGDEVVNLKDFLQDGKNGYTARDVVECLLGG is encoded by the coding sequence ATGAATTACCCCCAGATCATCCAGGGTGGAATGGGGGTTGGCATCTCCGGTTGGAGGCTTGCCCAGGCGGTGGCTAGCGCCGGGCAGCTTGGCGTTGTGTCCAGCACGGCGCTCGACACGGTGCTGGTGCGCAGGCTTCAGCTTGGCGATCCCGGCGGACACATGCGGCTCGCGCTCGACGCATTTCCAATCGTGAAGATCGCCCAGGAGGTCTGGGACAAGTATTACGTCTCCGGGGGAAAGGACCTCCATGCGCCATTCAAGTCGAAGCCCATGCCCTCGCTCAAGCAAAACCGGGCACTAGCCGACCTGGTCGTGCTTGCCAACTTCGTCGAGGTGTACCTGGCCAGGCTTGGGCATCAAGGCCTCGTTGGGATCAACCTCATGGAGAAGATCCAGCTTCCAACGCTTCCGTCCCTTTTTGGAGCACTGCTGGCAGGCGTGGACTATGTGCTGATGGGCGCGGGAATCCCCCGGTTCGTGCCTGGCGCTTTGGACAGGCTTGCTGAGGGCGAAAGGGCGGAACTGCCCATCTATGTCGCCAACGCCCCTAAGGATGAGGCTTTCTATAGCAGATTCGATCCAGCGGCCTATCTGTCTTCCGGAAGCGTCAACCTCAGGCGGCCGAAGTTCCTGGCCATCGTCGCGTCCAGCCCGATCGCGGCCACTCTGGCCAAGAAGAGCAGCGGCAGAGTTGACGGCTTCGTCGTCGAGGGTCCCCGAGCCGGAGGGCACAATGCGCCGCCTCGCGGCCCCATGGTCCTTGGCGAAACGGGGGAACCGGTCTATGGAGAGCGCGACGTCCCCGACCTGAACGCGATCAAGGACCTGGGCCTGCCATTCTGGCTCGCGGGGTCCTACGGCAGACCGGGGATGCTCAGCCGAGCGCTCGATCTTGGTGCGACGGGCATCCAAGTCGGCACCGCCTTTGCGTTCTGTGAGGAATCCGGGATGGCCCCTTCGATCAGGGAAAGAGTCCTCTCCAGGGCAAGGCAGAAGAACGCCCAGGTGTTCACGAACGCCTTGGCCTCACCGACCGGGTTCCCTTTCAAGGTCCTCGCGGCAGAAGGCTCCCTCTCCGAAGAGGCGGTCTATGGCGGGCGGGCAAGGGTGTGCGACCTTGGGTATCTCCGGGCGCCGTATCTGCGCGAGGACGGGACGATCGGCTACAGGTGCCCGGCCGAGCCGGAAAAGGACTTTGCCGAAAAGGGTGGCAACGCAGACGAATGCGCTTGCCGCATGTGCCTATGCAATGGGCTGATGGCGACGGCAGGGTTTCCCCAGGCTCGTAAGGACGGGAGCCTGGAGCCGCCGCTCGTGACAGCGGGGGACGAAGTCGTGAACCTCAAGGACTTCCTGCAGGATGGCAAGAACGGCTACACGGCTCGCGACGTCGTCGAGTGCTTGCTTGGGGGCTAG
- a CDS encoding DinB family protein — translation MNTEQLITQLEASRAWFLKLVEGLTPEQWDAKPYPNVMSPRETLAHLIVDDRVFPLMLEGHGEPDYESFRPDPSASVEELMALMGETHKAKIERVRAFLTGKDLSAEIDAVYAGKQPLWWEVVSFTTEDWYHIGQVSAIRQGTDPDFDYYATFY, via the coding sequence ATGAACACAGAACAACTGATCACCCAACTCGAAGCCAGCCGAGCCTGGTTTCTGAAGCTCGTAGAGGGTCTGACCCCGGAACAGTGGGACGCCAAACCCTATCCCAACGTGATGAGCCCCAGGGAGACGCTGGCTCACCTGATCGTCGACGATAGGGTGTTTCCGCTGATGCTAGAGGGCCATGGTGAACCCGATTACGAGTCGTTTCGGCCCGATCCTTCGGCTTCGGTCGAGGAGCTGATGGCATTGATGGGGGAGACCCACAAAGCCAAGATCGAGCGCGTGCGGGCTTTTCTGACAGGCAAGGACCTCAGCGCGGAAATCGACGCGGTGTATGCGGGCAAGCAGCCCCTATGGTGGGAGGTCGTCTCCTTCACGACGGAAGACTGGTACCACATCGGCCAAGTGAGCGCGATCCGGCAGGGCACCGATCCAGACTTCGACTATTACGCTACGTTCTATTGA
- a CDS encoding N-acetyltransferase family protein has translation MMARIAEKRDLSAIQQILNHEIEHGFAHFGTVPISLEQLATEFESRAEKYPWWVLEDEGQVLAVARTSPWKARGGYAQTVEVGIYVRSDQQGKGFGKALYGPFLQAVEAAGFHTLLAGIAQPNEPSVRLHERFGFSHVGTLPEVGFKLGAWRSVGYWAKVLPKPEPQ, from the coding sequence ATGATGGCCCGAATCGCAGAAAAACGTGACCTATCCGCGATTCAGCAGATCCTGAACCACGAGATCGAGCACGGATTTGCCCACTTTGGGACCGTTCCGATCTCCCTGGAGCAGTTGGCCACCGAATTCGAGAGTAGGGCCGAGAAGTACCCCTGGTGGGTCCTCGAGGACGAGGGCCAGGTGCTGGCTGTCGCCCGCACGAGCCCGTGGAAGGCTCGTGGTGGTTACGCGCAGACCGTGGAGGTCGGCATCTACGTGCGTTCGGACCAGCAAGGCAAAGGCTTCGGCAAGGCGCTCTACGGCCCGTTCTTGCAGGCCGTGGAGGCAGCCGGCTTTCACACCCTGCTCGCTGGCATCGCGCAGCCAAACGAGCCGAGCGTGCGCCTCCACGAGCGCTTCGGCTTTTCCCACGTGGGCACCCTGCCCGAAGTGGGCTTCAAACTCGGCGCATGGCGAAGCGTCGGGTATTGGGCCAAGGTCTTGCCCAAGCCCGAGCCTCAATAG
- a CDS encoding N-acetylmuramoyl-L-alanine amidase: MSISAIVSFAIVSLVAPKPSVPVSAPQPQAFVAPGFAKLEWYVSPNFDERPSGTVVDTIVLHHTANGSLEGTSKWFASTESRVSSHYTIGKDGSILQHVSTFSRAWHAGVSKDIEGRTGVNAFSIGIEIVNAGDGVDKFTEEQIKVVGYLIGAMRFRFPTLKYITSHEYIAMPPGRKPDPKGFPWERLQYLGLKLVYGLQKPPTAAEAFEPIWQASPPAPAVPVSETARF, translated from the coding sequence ATGTCCATCAGCGCAATCGTATCCTTCGCCATCGTGAGCCTTGTCGCTCCGAAACCCAGCGTGCCAGTCTCAGCGCCTCAACCTCAAGCTTTCGTGGCTCCCGGTTTCGCGAAACTGGAGTGGTACGTGTCCCCCAATTTCGACGAGCGCCCTTCCGGCACCGTCGTCGACACGATCGTTCTGCATCATACGGCGAACGGGAGCCTGGAAGGAACGTCGAAGTGGTTCGCGAGCACCGAAAGCCGCGTGAGTTCGCATTACACGATCGGCAAGGACGGTTCGATCCTTCAGCATGTTTCCACCTTCAGCCGAGCCTGGCACGCGGGGGTCAGCAAAGATATCGAGGGTCGGACCGGCGTCAATGCTTTCTCGATCGGCATCGAAATCGTCAACGCCGGGGACGGCGTGGACAAGTTCACCGAGGAGCAGATCAAAGTGGTCGGCTACCTGATTGGGGCGATGCGCTTTCGGTTTCCGACGCTGAAGTACATCACCAGCCACGAGTACATTGCGATGCCGCCTGGGCGCAAACCGGACCCGAAGGGCTTCCCGTGGGAGCGGCTTCAGTATCTCGGGCTCAAGCTCGTCTACGGGCTGCAGAAGCCGCCGACAGCGGCTGAGGCGTTCGAGCCGATCTGGCAGGCAAGCCCGCCTGCGCCTGCCGTGCCCGTCAGCGAGACAGCACGATTTTGA